A window from Tenacibaculum singaporense encodes these proteins:
- a CDS encoding DUF4129 domain-containing protein, with translation MKQFLFYIAFFICSITVFSQEGKREVQYDDTIIEQKKFDAQKIEEYKQKDEFIYIVEKREPTILEKIWDWLKRTIIKILSYIFDDITPAVGFLRVVLKALPYVIAGLVLYFIIKFFLKVNARNIIDGKKNKPIVHLSKEEELIKDKDLPKLIQKAISEGNYQLAIRYYYLLLLKNLSDKDFISWQQEKTNEDYIKELSSKKQLHSDFKKLTYLYDYVWYGEFSIDKEKFLQAESNFKNTLAKIY, from the coding sequence TTGAAGCAGTTTCTTTTTTACATAGCGTTTTTTATTTGCTCAATCACTGTTTTTTCTCAGGAAGGAAAAAGAGAGGTGCAGTATGATGATACTATTATTGAACAAAAAAAGTTTGATGCTCAAAAAATAGAAGAGTACAAGCAAAAAGATGAATTTATATACATCGTAGAAAAAAGAGAACCTACTATTTTAGAAAAAATATGGGATTGGTTAAAACGAACCATCATAAAAATTCTCTCTTATATTTTTGATGATATTACTCCAGCAGTAGGATTTTTACGCGTTGTTTTAAAAGCGTTACCATATGTAATTGCAGGATTAGTGTTGTACTTTATTATTAAATTCTTTTTAAAAGTAAATGCACGTAATATTATTGACGGTAAAAAAAACAAACCTATTGTACACTTATCGAAAGAGGAGGAGTTAATTAAAGATAAAGATTTACCCAAGTTAATTCAGAAAGCAATTTCAGAAGGGAACTATCAGTTGGCAATACGTTATTACTATTTACTATTACTAAAAAACCTTTCTGACAAAGATTTTATCTCTTGGCAACAAGAAAAAACGAATGAAGATTATATAAAAGAACTATCGTCAAAAAAGCAATTGCATAGCGATTTTAAAAAGTTAACTTACTTGTATGATTATGTGTGGTATGGTGAGTTTTCAATAGATAAAGAAAAATTCTTACAAGCGGAAAGTAATTTTAAAAACACGCTAGCTAAAATATACTAA
- a CDS encoding stage II sporulation protein M, translating to MREAAFVNKNKEKWQLFEDALYNKKVISPDKLSDLYVELTDDLSYAKTFYPNGNTVIYLNSIASAAHQKIYKTKKESKNRFISFFKTEFPLMFYSYQKQLLIAFLVFAFFSICGAFSAATDIDFFRLILGDGYVNMTLENIENGDPMAVYKKANEVDMFIGITINNIRVAMYAFVLGILFSVGTLYIMMQNGIMLGSFLYFFYDKGLFWESSRTIWIHGTIEISVIVIAGCAGLVLGNGILFPKTYSRLESFKRSMKDGLKIMVSTIPFFIVAGFLEGFVTRHTEMPDWLAILIIATSLALIIFYYVIYPIRVYKNQQTHA from the coding sequence ATGAGAGAAGCTGCTTTTGTAAATAAAAATAAAGAAAAGTGGCAACTTTTTGAAGATGCGCTGTATAACAAAAAAGTTATTTCACCAGATAAATTATCTGATTTATATGTGGAGTTGACTGATGATTTAAGTTACGCTAAAACCTTTTATCCGAACGGAAATACGGTGATATACTTAAATTCTATAGCTTCTGCTGCACATCAAAAAATTTATAAAACTAAAAAAGAAAGCAAAAACAGGTTTATTAGTTTTTTTAAAACGGAATTCCCTTTGATGTTTTATAGCTACCAAAAACAGCTACTTATAGCGTTTTTAGTATTTGCTTTTTTCTCTATTTGTGGTGCTTTTTCAGCCGCAACTGATATTGATTTTTTCCGCCTTATTTTAGGAGACGGTTATGTAAACATGACCTTAGAAAATATTGAAAATGGAGATCCAATGGCAGTATATAAAAAAGCAAATGAAGTTGATATGTTTATTGGGATTACCATTAATAACATACGAGTTGCTATGTATGCTTTTGTGTTAGGGATACTATTTTCGGTAGGTACTTTATATATTATGATGCAAAACGGAATAATGCTAGGTTCGTTTTTGTATTTCTTTTACGATAAAGGATTGTTTTGGGAATCGTCAAGAACCATTTGGATTCACGGAACCATAGAAATATCAGTAATTGTTATTGCAGGATGTGCAGGACTGGTATTAGGTAATGGAATATTATTTCCTAAAACTTATTCAAGATTAGAATCGTTTAAAAGAAGCATGAAAGACGGATTAAAAATAATGGTAAGTACCATTCCATTTTTTATTGTAGCAGGATTTTTAGAAGGTTTTGTAACCCGTCATACAGAAATGCCCGATTGGTTAGCAATCTTAATAATTGCTACTTCACTAGCACTCATTATATTTTATTACGTCATATACCCAATTAGAGTTTATAAAAATCAACAAACCCATGCATAA
- a CDS encoding RDD family protein, with amino-acid sequence MDNFQIETAQNIAISQNVAHVTTRIGSYLIDALFIVGYYIIIAIIIGMLDIPMSMEYMSLFVLLGLPVFFYSLLFEILMNGQTPGKYFNQIRVVKLDGSKPTFGSYLIRWLLRFVDFTLASGSVAVLTILLNGKGQRLGDIAAGTTVISEKKRITLKDTIASDVVDNYTPTYSQVTLLSDNDIHTITRVYRDAMKKRNHKVILKLHTKVIELTGITTEQKPAQFIDTVIKDYHYYARQ; translated from the coding sequence ATGGATAATTTTCAAATAGAAACAGCTCAAAACATTGCTATTAGTCAAAATGTAGCACACGTTACTACTCGTATCGGTTCTTATTTAATCGATGCCTTATTTATTGTTGGGTACTACATTATCATTGCTATTATAATAGGTATGTTAGATATACCTATGAGTATGGAATATATGAGTCTGTTTGTTTTATTAGGGCTGCCTGTATTCTTCTACAGCTTGCTTTTTGAAATTTTAATGAACGGACAAACACCTGGTAAATACTTCAACCAAATAAGAGTAGTTAAGCTAGATGGTTCTAAGCCTACTTTTGGAAGTTATTTAATTAGATGGCTGCTACGTTTTGTTGATTTTACTTTAGCTAGTGGTTCTGTTGCAGTTCTTACAATTTTATTAAACGGAAAAGGGCAACGTTTAGGAGATATTGCTGCAGGAACTACTGTAATATCTGAAAAGAAAAGAATTACGTTAAAAGATACTATTGCAAGCGATGTAGTAGATAACTACACACCTACCTATTCACAGGTAACGTTATTGAGTGATAATGATATTCATACTATCACAAGAGTATATAGAGATGCCATGAAGAAAAGAAATCATAAAGTAATTTTAAAACTACATACAAAAGTTATTGAGTTAACAGGAATTACTACCGAGCAAAAACCTGCTCAATTTATAGATACTGTGATTAAAGATTATCATTATTACGCGAGGCAGTAA
- a CDS encoding DUF4350 domain-containing protein produces MDKKLKIYIGLLVLIVLGIFYVESVKPKEINWYPSYAAKHKIPYGTYVLHKEMPSLFPKSEVKDVYQNPYVYLKDDKNNGTYFFLDNKVNFDKDELNQLLEFAERGNDVFIATNGIHLDTLQIQTSYLTTSAFEEKAYQKMSNPIFGGKEYHFDRDFSKLYFSEVDTLNTTVLGELVVRNENDSIISKKPNFIKVNHGQGNFYLHTFPQAFTNYNMLLDSNYEYVANVLSYLNNQQKNETGAGGGSNSRSAILWDTYYKTGKSRITSPMHYILSTKSLKWAYYIGLIGVLFFIIFKGKRNQRLIPVITPLKNQTLAFTRTIANMYYEKSDHKNIAEHKINYFLEYIRIKYRLSTLNIDERFYKNLANRSGNSEEKVVTLFKKIEQIQLKSSITEEDLVALNKAIEDFKAYKKQ; encoded by the coding sequence TTGGATAAAAAATTAAAAATATACATTGGTTTGTTGGTGCTTATAGTGCTCGGTATTTTTTATGTTGAGTCTGTAAAGCCTAAAGAAATCAATTGGTATCCAAGTTATGCAGCAAAACATAAAATTCCGTATGGTACATATGTACTGCATAAAGAAATGCCGAGTTTATTTCCAAAAAGCGAAGTAAAAGATGTATATCAAAATCCGTATGTATACTTAAAAGACGATAAGAATAACGGAACGTATTTTTTTCTTGATAATAAAGTAAATTTTGACAAAGATGAGTTGAATCAGCTTTTAGAGTTTGCAGAAAGAGGGAATGATGTGTTTATAGCAACAAATGGCATACATTTAGATACATTGCAGATTCAAACAAGCTATTTAACTACTTCAGCGTTTGAGGAAAAGGCCTATCAAAAAATGAGTAATCCTATTTTTGGAGGAAAAGAATATCATTTTGATAGAGATTTTTCAAAGCTGTATTTTTCTGAAGTAGATACTCTTAATACAACTGTTTTAGGTGAGTTGGTAGTAAGGAATGAAAATGATTCTATTATTAGCAAAAAACCAAACTTTATAAAAGTAAACCACGGTCAAGGAAACTTCTATTTACATACATTTCCACAAGCATTTACCAATTACAATATGTTGTTAGATAGCAATTATGAATATGTAGCTAATGTGTTATCGTACTTAAATAATCAACAAAAAAATGAAACGGGGGCTGGGGGAGGCTCTAATAGTAGAAGTGCCATTTTATGGGATACCTATTATAAAACAGGAAAAAGTAGAATAACCTCACCTATGCATTATATCCTGTCAACCAAATCGTTAAAATGGGCATATTATATAGGATTGATAGGGGTGTTATTTTTTATTATTTTTAAAGGAAAACGTAATCAGCGATTAATTCCTGTTATTACACCGTTAAAAAATCAAACACTGGCTTTTACCCGTACTATAGCCAATATGTATTATGAAAAATCAGATCATAAAAATATAGCTGAACATAAAATCAATTATTTTTTAGAGTATATCAGAATAAAATATCGATTATCAACTTTAAACATAGATGAGCGTTTTTATAAGAACCTAGCTAACAGAAGTGGTAATTCAGAAGAAAAAGTAGTTACTTTATTTAAAAAGATAGAGCAAATACAGTTAAAATCAAGTATAACCGAAGAAGATTTAGTAGCCTTAAATAAAGCTATTGAAGATTTTAAAGCATATAAAAAACAATAG
- a CDS encoding helix-turn-helix domain-containing protein gives MHFNKILDLNYNIISLIDILGVVQGVILGSLLLFVHQNKRKSTLFLGLFILAYSLEFIPSILTDIKLVEYYPQLTYLPFDFIWLLFPLFYKYVRHISVFPEKSNHIYLYPGILSFIFQLIVFFSPLDIQTTIYESVPYSLFSLLGMLYSIWIAIKTVWWINLHIREVRNQFSKTEKRELQWAKLFVIIGLLYVISSIFAAFFNESFWVNLILSLVNVALLYWVSLRGILQKNISPSFQDVVFNSTVPTTSQLSNVKKTHNIITEKKASHRKVSLEKQEQLVEKVTDYITLNKLYIKEDLTIVEVAEAVKEHPRTVSSAINKVRNVNFNTYINTFRIEKAKELLLSSMAQNLSIEGISNEVGFNSKSAFYAAFKKIVGTTPTLFQKQNN, from the coding sequence TTGCATTTTAATAAAATTTTGGATTTAAACTATAACATAATTTCCCTTATAGATATTCTTGGCGTAGTACAAGGGGTTATTCTCGGGTCGTTATTATTATTTGTACACCAAAACAAAAGGAAGTCTACTCTATTCTTGGGGCTGTTTATTTTAGCTTATTCACTAGAATTTATACCTTCTATACTAACAGACATTAAACTGGTAGAATACTACCCACAACTCACCTATTTACCATTTGACTTTATTTGGCTTTTGTTTCCTTTATTTTACAAGTATGTTAGGCATATCTCTGTATTTCCTGAAAAATCAAATCATATCTATCTATATCCAGGAATACTATCATTTATTTTTCAATTAATAGTTTTCTTTTCCCCCTTAGATATACAAACTACTATTTATGAATCAGTTCCTTATTCTCTATTTTCATTATTAGGGATGCTTTATTCCATCTGGATAGCTATAAAAACCGTTTGGTGGATTAACTTACATATACGGGAAGTACGGAATCAATTTTCAAAAACGGAAAAACGAGAATTGCAATGGGCAAAACTATTTGTTATCATTGGTCTCCTATATGTAATTTCTAGCATCTTTGCAGCATTTTTCAATGAATCATTTTGGGTAAACCTTATTCTTTCATTAGTAAATGTTGCTTTGCTGTATTGGGTTTCACTTCGAGGTATCTTGCAAAAAAACATTTCCCCGTCGTTCCAAGATGTAGTATTCAATAGTACAGTTCCTACTACTAGCCAATTATCTAATGTTAAGAAAACTCATAATATCATAACAGAAAAAAAAGCCTCTCATAGAAAAGTGAGCTTAGAAAAACAAGAACAATTAGTTGAAAAAGTTACTGATTACATAACCTTGAATAAACTTTATATAAAAGAAGATCTTACAATTGTTGAAGTGGCTGAAGCCGTTAAAGAACATCCAAGAACAGTTTCAAGCGCCATTAATAAAGTTAGAAACGTAAATTTCAACACCTATATTAACACCTTTAGGATTGAGAAAGCAAAGGAATTATTACTTTCATCAATGGCTCAAAATTTAAGTATCGAAGGTATTTCCAACGAAGTAGGCTTTAATAGCAAAAGTGCTTTCTATGCTGCCTTCAAGAAAATTGTAGGTACAACACCTACACTATTTCAAAAGCAAAACAACTAA